Proteins encoded by one window of Carassius auratus strain Wakin chromosome 24, ASM336829v1, whole genome shotgun sequence:
- the LOC113042740 gene encoding coagulation factor XIII A chain-like, which produces MSGNTKFWRSLIGRIKFSKSNYEAYHPPVFEAFKGAGPRAPTTQALSVLGVDMLVADNNNAHNTSRYKNTNLIVRRNKEFFIIISFDQPFNEQQDNVQLEFMIGSSPDENNGTHIIESIGQGRRNGRWKGRVVETQDNDVTVGITPDAGCIIGRFSTFVTVITNVGKQRTPKNPDTDFYVLFNPWDPADVVYMPGDSDRQEYVMNDVGIIYNGEFNNIAPRSWNYGQFEEGILDACLFILDAGKVPLLYRGNAIELVRQGSALMNSQDDDGVLVGNWSDDYSIGTAPTAWTGSPEILLKYAKDNGLPVCFAQCWVYAGVLNTFLRCLGMPSRVITNYSSAHDNSGNLKTDLVLDEDGTINRSLSRDSVWNYHSWNEVYMRRPDLPEKYSGWQVVDGTPQETSDGLYRCGPTSVIAIKEGELSYPFDARFVFAEVNSDVVYYKSDKLGNKNIISVDTTSVGKLILTKGVNSNNYEDITSTYKYPEGSDMDKRAMQMAENRGVPARDYTPPAKTGVEIELQTDTINIGENFKLTLNIKNQTGQNCTLDVTITGCVVYYTGVTSSIFKIESKTASVDPWKTTQVMFDVTASEYMPYRVEQSNLLFVAYGRIQETGTSLTTTRVVALRPPELTIKVTGTPQVGRDFMVIVSFRNPFNFVLKNIQLRLESPGLIMTKMKTYDQIAPGGTVQFTNTITPWSSGKKVLIACLDCPTVRQVTSQLEIIVQ; this is translated from the exons ATGTCCGGTAACACTAAGTTCTGGAGATCCCTAATCGGCCGTATCAAGTTTTCCAAATCAAACTACGAGGCGTATCACCCACCTGTCTTTGAAGCTTTTAAAGGCGCAGGACCCAGAGCACCAA caACCCAAGCTCTCTCCGTGCTGGGTGTTGATATGCTTGTGGCAGACAACAATAATGCACACAACACCAGCAGGTACAAGAACACCAACCTCATTGTGCGCAGGAATAAAGAATTCTTTATCATCATCAGCTTTGACCAACCCTTCAATGAGCAGCAGGACAATGTGCAGCTGGAGTTCATGATTG GCAGTTCACCGGATGAAAACAATGGCACCCACATCATTGAGTCCATTGGACAAGGGAGACGTAATGGGCGCTGGAAGGGTCGCGTGGTTGAAACGCAAGACAATGATGTGACAGTGGGCATAACACCTGACGCTGGCTGCATCATTGGCCGCTTCAGCACTTTTGTAACAGTAATCACTAATGTTGGAAAACAGCGCACTCCAAAGAACCCTGACACTGATTTCTATGTGCTGTTCAATCCTTGGGATCCCG CGGATGTGGTGTATATGCCCGGAGATTCCGACAGACAGGAGTATGTGATGAATGATGTGGGCATTATCTACAATGGAGAATTCAACAATATAGCCCCCCGTTCATGGAACTATGGCCAG TTTGAAGAGGGGATTCTGGATGCCTGTCTTTTCATTCTAGATGCCGGCAAAGTACCACTGCTGTACCGTGGAAATGCCATTGAATTAGTTCGGCAGGGATCAGCTCTg ATGAACTCCCAAGATGACGATGGTGTCCTGGTTGGCAACTGGAGTGATGATTACTCCATTGGCACAGCACCCACTGCCTGGACAGGAAGTCCTGAAATCCTGCTCAAATATGCCAAAGACAATGGTTTGCCTGTGTGCTTTGCACAGTGCTGGGTGTATGCCGGTGTGCTGAACACCT TTTTGCGTTGTCTTGGGATGCCCTCACGAGTCATCACCAATTACTCCTCTGCTCACGACAACTCGGGCAACCTGAAGACTGACCTTGTACTGGACGAAGATGGGACAATAAACAGAAGCCTATCAAGAGATTCAGTCTG GAACTACCACAGCTGGAATGAGGTGTACATGAGGAGGCCTGATCTGCCTGAAAAATATTCTGGCTGGCAGGTGGTTGACGGCACACCTCAAGAGACCAGTGATG GTCTTTATCGATGCGGCCCAACGTCTGTCATTGCCATTAAAGAGGGAGAGCTCAGTTATCCATTTGATGCCAGGTTTGTCTTTGCAGAG GTGAACAGTGATGTGGTTTACTATAAGTCTGATAAGTtaggaaataaaaatataatctctGTGGACACCACAAGTGTTGGAAAGCTCATTCTCACCAAAGGAGTGAACAGTAATAACTATGAGGACATCACTTCTACCTACAAATACCCGGAAG GCAGTGACATGGATAAGCGGGCCATGCAAATGGCAGAGAATCGTGGTGTTCCTGCCAGGGATTACACGCCACCCGCTAAAACAGGTGTGGAAATCGAGCTCCAGACCGACACCATCAACATAGGTGAAAACTTCAAGCTGACGCTGAACATTAAGAACCAGACCGGCCAAAACTGCACCCTTGATGTCACCATCACTGGCTGTGTGGTGTACTACACCGGCGTTACCAGCTCAATCTTTAAGATTGAAAGCAAAACTGCATCTGTGGATCCCTGGAAAA CTACGCAAGTGATGTTTGATGTCACAGCTTCAGAATACATGCCTTACCGGGTGGAACAGTCCAACCTGCTCTTTGTGGCATATGGACGCATTCAGGAAACCGGCACGAGCCTTACGACAACCAGAGTTGTCGCTCTCCGTCCTCCTGAACTCACAATTAAG GTGACTGGAACACCCCAGGTCGGCCGGGATTTCATGGTCATCGTGTCATTCCGAAATCCCTTTAACTTCGTTCTGAAAAACATTCAGCTGCGCCTAGAAAGCCCTGGATTGATTATGACCAAAATGAAAACATACGA TCAGATCGCACCTGGTGGCACTGTGCAATTTACAAACACGATCACCCCTTGGTCTTCTGGGAAGAAGGTGCTGATAGCGTGTCTGGACTGCCCTACAGTGAGGCAGGTCACCAGTCAGCTGGAAATCATTGTCCAGTAG